The following coding sequences lie in one Arachis ipaensis cultivar K30076 chromosome B03, Araip1.1, whole genome shotgun sequence genomic window:
- the LOC107632736 gene encoding protein trichome birefringence-like 40 translates to MGSVPLLLKLLASSIFLFQICHLTKASSLNENENGPNRELVGKCNMFRGKWVYDPSYPLYDPSKCPFIDPQFNCQKNGRSDKMYQKFRWMPFSCPMPRFNGLEFLEKFKGKKIMFVGDSLSLNQFNSLACMIHAWVPKSRTTFRQKDAISSVIFQDYGVELYLYRTAYLVDLDHEKAGRVLKLDSIKSGDAWRGMDVLVFNTWHWWTHTGTRVVHSHLRNQESSLWDYVRINNKLYKDMNRMVAFYTGLTTWARWVETNINPSQTKVFFLGISPVHYQGRDWNQPEKSCMSQTEPFFGLKYPGGTPMAWTVVSKVLNRITKPVYFLDVTTLSQYRKDAHPEAYSGVMATDCSHWCLPGLPDTWNELLHASLAG, encoded by the exons ATGGGTTCAGTGCCATTACTCCTAAAACTGCTTGCTTCTTCAATATTCTTGTTTCAGATTTGCCACCTAACAAAAGCTTCAAGcttgaatgaaaatgaaaatggacCGAATAGAGAGCTTGTAGGAAAATGCAACATGTTCCGTGGGAAGTGGGTGTATGACCCTTCATATCCTCTTTATGACCCTTCAAAGTGTCCATTCATAGATCCACAATTCAATTGCCAGAAGAATGGAAGGTCTGATAAAATGTACCAGAAGTTTAGGTGGATGCCATTTTCATGTCCCATGCCAAG GTTCAATGGGTTGGAGTTCTTGGAGAAATTCAAGGGGAAGAAGATCATGTTTGTGGGTGACTCATTGAGTTTGAATCAGTTTAATTCATTAGCGTGTATGATTCATGCTTGGGTGCCCAAATCGAGAACCACTTTCAGACAAAAAGATGCCATCTCCTCTGTCATATTCCag GACTATGGGGTAGAATTATATCTGTACCGAACAGCATATTTGGTAGATCTTGACCATGAAAAAGCAGGGCGAGTTTTGAAGCTTGACTCAATCAAGAGTGGTGACGCTTGGAGAGGAATGGACGTTCTGGTTTTCAACACGTGGCATTGGTGGACCCACACCGGAACTCGTGTCGTCCACTCACATTTACGAAATCAAG AATCTTCGTT GTGGGACTATGTTCGAATTAATAACAAGTTGTACAAAGACATGAACCGTATGGTTGCATTCTACACAGGGCTAACAACATGGGCCAGGTGGGTTGAGACGAACATAAATCCATCACAAACCAAGGTCTTCTTCTTAGGCATTTCCCCTGTGCATTACCA GGGGAGAGATTGGAATCAACCAGAAAAGTCATGTATGAGTCAGACAGAACCATTCTTTGGGTTGAAGTACCCGGGAGGGACACCAATGGCTTGGACTGTGGTGAGCAAGGTGCTTAATAGAATAACAAAGCCAGTGTATTTCTTGGATGTGACCACTCTCTCACAGTACAGAAAAGATGCACACCCTGAAGCCTATAGTGGAGTTATGGCTACAGATTGTAGCCATTGGTGTCTACCAGGTCTTCCTGATACTTGGAATGAGCTTCTTCATGCTTCTCTTGCTGGTTGA